One window of the Desulfuromonadales bacterium genome contains the following:
- the rsmG gene encoding 16S rRNA (guanine(527)-N(7))-methyltransferase RsmG, producing the protein MESLEHLVRQLRPLSLEVPLGAHEKLLRLLDELLRWNRTHNLTAITDPVEGIEKHLVDSLTPLQLLAGNERLLDLGSGGGFPGLPLKIARPGLSIVSVDSVAKKINFQRHAARLLGLRGFEPLHARAESLPKRPGYAGGFDVVVSRAFASLPAFAALALPCLQPGGRILAMKGAEGERELAEAESELAELGLLCTELRQLRLPASGALRCLLVLRRR; encoded by the coding sequence ATGGAGTCTCTTGAACATCTCGTCCGCCAGCTCCGGCCGCTCTCCCTTGAGGTGCCTTTGGGCGCCCACGAAAAGCTGCTGCGCCTGCTCGATGAGTTGCTGCGCTGGAACCGTACCCACAATCTGACCGCCATTACCGATCCGGTCGAGGGAATAGAAAAGCATCTGGTCGATTCCCTCACCCCGCTGCAGTTGCTGGCCGGCAACGAGCGATTGCTTGATCTCGGCTCGGGCGGCGGTTTTCCCGGCCTACCGCTGAAGATCGCCCGACCCGGCTTATCCATCGTCTCTGTCGACTCGGTGGCCAAGAAAATCAACTTCCAGCGCCACGCCGCCCGCCTGCTCGGTCTGCGGGGATTCGAGCCGCTGCATGCCCGGGCCGAATCCCTGCCGAAGCGCCCCGGGTACGCCGGCGGCTTCGATGTGGTCGTTTCGCGTGCCTTTGCTTCTCTCCCTGCCTTTGCCGCCCTGGCCCTTCCCTGTCTGCAGCCGGGGGGGAGAATCCTGGCGATGAAGGGGGCGGAAGGTGAGAGGGAGCTGGCCGAAGCGGAAAGCGAATTGGCGGAGCTCGGACTGTTATGCACCGAACTGCGACAGTTGCGACTGCCAGCCTCGGGGGCGCTGCGCTGCCTGCTGGTTTTACGGCGTCGCTAG
- a CDS encoding ATP synthase F0 subunit B, which yields MKKGTVIAVATLMLAAWATVALAASGGDGHHVDSGVLLKDFIWRCLSFGVTLGLLIYFVRKPIRQGLAGRRDAIEKALREAEAAKAEAEAKFAEYDRKLSKAAAEIEEIQAALRREGEMERERTLANAREMAEKIKKEAEKSAANEVAKARAELRQEAARMAIAMAEDLLKNNFTSDDQKRLVSEYLQKVGELH from the coding sequence ATGAAAAAAGGGACCGTCATCGCCGTCGCGACCCTGATGCTGGCCGCTTGGGCCACTGTCGCCCTGGCAGCATCCGGAGGCGATGGACATCATGTCGACAGCGGTGTTCTGTTGAAGGACTTTATCTGGCGCTGTCTGAGTTTCGGTGTCACCCTGGGCCTCCTGATCTATTTCGTTAGAAAGCCGATCCGCCAAGGCCTGGCCGGTCGCCGCGACGCCATCGAGAAGGCTTTGCGTGAAGCTGAAGCGGCCAAAGCCGAGGCCGAGGCCAAGTTTGCCGAGTACGACCGCAAGTTGAGCAAGGCTGCGGCAGAGATCGAGGAGATTCAGGCCGCACTTCGTCGGGAGGGCGAAATGGAGCGAGAACGAACTCTCGCCAACGCCCGGGAGATGGCCGAGAAGATCAAGAAGGAAGCCGAAAAATCCGCCGCCAACGAGGTCGCCAAGGCCCGCGCCGAGCTCCGTCAGGAAGCGGCCCGGATGGCAATTGCCATGGCAGAGGATCTGTTGAAGAATAATTTTACCAGTGACGACCAGAAACGTCTGGTGAGTGAATACCTGCAGAAGGTGGGAGAACTACATTGA
- a CDS encoding ParB/RepB/Spo0J family partition protein, producing the protein MSKRPSLGKGIGALLSSATQEGGRKYFLCPIEELRPHSNQPRKTFNDEKMAELVASIREKGIIQPLVVRRHGDHYQIIAGERRWRASQKAGLREVPVVIQDVSEDWALELALIENIQREDLNAIEEAEAYRNLIDVFDLSQDEVAKRVGKDRSTVANALRLLRLPGKVRDDVVTALLSMGHARALLALETDEDILEARTQVVQKRLSVRETEALVKKIKSFGRSAPKMKGKSEADPELVHLAGELKRALGTQVKISARGKGGKIEISYYSPQDLDRLLDVLGIS; encoded by the coding sequence ATGAGCAAACGACCTTCCCTTGGAAAGGGGATCGGTGCCCTCCTCAGCTCGGCAACCCAGGAAGGGGGACGGAAGTATTTTCTCTGTCCTATCGAGGAGTTGCGGCCGCACAGCAACCAGCCGCGGAAGACCTTCAACGATGAGAAGATGGCAGAGTTGGTCGCTTCGATTCGCGAAAAGGGCATCATCCAGCCCTTGGTGGTCCGCCGTCACGGAGATCACTACCAGATCATCGCCGGCGAGCGGCGCTGGCGAGCCTCGCAGAAGGCGGGCCTGCGCGAGGTTCCGGTGGTCATCCAGGATGTTTCGGAAGACTGGGCCCTTGAGCTGGCGTTGATCGAAAACATCCAACGCGAAGATCTCAACGCTATCGAGGAGGCCGAAGCTTACCGCAATCTCATCGACGTCTTCGACCTCTCCCAGGATGAGGTGGCCAAGCGGGTTGGCAAGGACCGTTCCACCGTCGCCAATGCCCTGCGTCTTCTTCGGCTTCCGGGAAAAGTTCGCGACGATGTCGTTACGGCCCTTCTCTCCATGGGCCACGCCCGTGCCCTGCTTGCTCTGGAAACTGACGAGGATATTCTCGAGGCCAGGACGCAGGTTGTGCAGAAGCGTTTGTCCGTACGGGAGACCGAGGCTCTGGTTAAAAAGATCAAGAGCTTCGGCCGCAGCGCTCCGAAGATGAAGGGTAAAAGCGAGGCCGACCCCGAACTGGTGCACCTGGCCGGGGAACTTAAAAGAGCCCTGGGTACCCAGGTCAAGATTTCCGCCCGCGGAAAAGGCGGAAAAATAGAGATTTCCTATTACTCTCCCCAGGATCTTGATCGGCTCCTGGACGTTCTGGGCATTTCCTGA
- the mnmG gene encoding tRNA uridine-5-carboxymethylaminomethyl(34) synthesis enzyme MnmG translates to MMSTYGKEYQVIVVGAGHAGCEAALAAARMGCRTLLLNLSLDAVAQMSCNPAIGGLAKGHLVKEIDALGGEMARNIDATGIQFRMLNTKKGPAVHASRAQADRRRYAERMKRVVEGQPLLDLKQGAVARLLLQGNRVAGVETREGIVFRGQTVVLTTGTFMRGLIHIGLHHYPGGRAGEPPSEGLSDHLRALGFRVGRLKTGTPARLDARSIDFSRLEPQYGDTPPRPFSFLTDEIVERQVPCHITWTNGRTHEFIRGGLDRSPLYSGVIEGVGPRYCPSIEDKVVRFPEKEKHQIFLEPEGLASMEVYPNGVSTSLPPDVQLAFLRTIEGLEQVEVMRPGYAIEYDYVDPIQLTPTLETKEVEGLFHAGQINGTSGYEEAAAQGLLAGINAALRVRGDEPLVLRRDQAYIGVLIDDLINLGTSEPYRMFTSRAEYRLLLREDNADQRLTGIGYRLGLATEARWLQYERKMELLERGRERLSHVRLAPSDRPALSQLGLDELKNGASLEELLRRPEITIDALLFLDPELSGLPPEALEQLEIGIKYAGYIERQLEQVERSRRTEEVAIPAAFDYDAVSGFSIEVRDKLKKVRPLTLGQAARIPGVTPAAIGILAVQLRRRRDGVS, encoded by the coding sequence ATGATGTCGACCTATGGGAAAGAATATCAGGTAATCGTGGTTGGAGCCGGGCATGCAGGCTGCGAGGCGGCTTTGGCTGCAGCACGCATGGGTTGCAGGACGCTGCTGTTGAATCTTAGTCTCGACGCGGTGGCCCAGATGTCGTGTAATCCGGCCATTGGTGGTTTGGCCAAGGGGCACCTGGTAAAAGAGATTGACGCCCTGGGTGGTGAGATGGCGAGAAATATAGATGCCACCGGAATCCAGTTCCGCATGCTCAATACAAAGAAGGGGCCAGCGGTGCATGCCTCCCGTGCCCAGGCTGACCGCCGCCGCTACGCGGAACGTATGAAGCGGGTCGTCGAGGGACAACCCCTGCTAGACCTTAAGCAGGGAGCTGTTGCCAGGCTGCTGTTGCAGGGAAACCGTGTCGCTGGTGTCGAAACCAGAGAGGGAATTGTTTTTCGCGGGCAGACGGTTGTCCTGACCACCGGGACCTTCATGCGCGGTCTTATCCATATCGGGCTGCATCACTATCCGGGCGGCAGGGCGGGTGAGCCCCCTTCGGAGGGTCTCTCCGACCACCTGCGGGCACTCGGTTTTAGGGTGGGCAGGCTGAAAACGGGAACCCCTGCCCGTCTTGATGCGCGCAGTATCGACTTCAGCCGCCTCGAGCCACAGTACGGAGATACCCCTCCCCGCCCCTTTTCTTTTCTCACTGACGAAATTGTGGAGCGACAGGTCCCTTGTCATATAACCTGGACAAATGGTCGGACACACGAATTTATTCGTGGCGGCCTGGATCGCTCGCCTCTCTACAGTGGAGTCATTGAAGGGGTCGGACCGCGATATTGCCCCTCCATAGAGGACAAGGTGGTTCGTTTTCCGGAGAAGGAAAAGCACCAGATATTTCTCGAACCCGAGGGTCTGGCGAGCATGGAGGTCTACCCCAATGGTGTCTCCACCTCTCTGCCGCCTGATGTTCAACTGGCTTTCCTGAGGACGATCGAAGGGTTGGAGCAGGTGGAGGTCATGCGTCCCGGCTACGCCATCGAGTATGACTACGTCGATCCAATCCAGTTGACCCCAACCCTGGAAACCAAGGAAGTTGAAGGCCTTTTTCATGCCGGGCAGATCAACGGCACCTCGGGCTACGAGGAGGCCGCCGCCCAGGGGCTGTTGGCCGGGATCAATGCGGCCCTGCGGGTGCGGGGCGATGAGCCTCTGGTGTTACGTCGTGACCAGGCATATATCGGCGTGTTGATTGATGACCTGATCAATCTCGGGACCAGCGAGCCCTATCGCATGTTCACCTCCAGGGCAGAGTATCGTCTGCTGCTGCGGGAAGATAACGCCGATCAGCGACTTACCGGCATTGGCTATCGGCTGGGCTTGGCGACGGAAGCGCGCTGGTTGCAGTACGAAAGGAAGATGGAGCTGTTGGAGAGGGGACGAGAGCGCCTAAGCCATGTTCGGTTGGCGCCCTCGGACCGGCCGGCGTTGTCGCAACTCGGCCTGGACGAACTGAAAAATGGGGCATCCCTGGAAGAGTTGCTGCGGCGTCCGGAAATTACGATCGATGCGCTCCTTTTTCTCGATCCGGAGCTTTCCGGACTCCCTCCCGAGGCTCTCGAGCAGTTGGAGATCGGCATCAAATACGCCGGCTATATCGAGCGGCAATTGGAGCAGGTAGAACGCTCTCGCCGGACCGAGGAGGTGGCGATCCCGGCCGCCTTCGATTACGATGCAGTCAGTGGTTTCTCCATTGAGGTGCGTGATAAGCTGAAGAAGGTGCGGCCTCTTACCCTCGGCCAGGCCGCCCGGATTCCTGGTGTGACGCCGGCCGCTATTGGCATTCTGGCCGTCCAGTTGCGCCGGAGGCGAGATGGAGTCTCTTGA
- a CDS encoding AAA family ATPase: MAQIIAVANQKGGVGKTTTSVNLAASLAAAEKRTLLVDMDPQANACSGIGLNKSTQERTVYNALLGEESARDVLVHTSLQHLDVLPSNTDLIGAEIELVTAFSRERKLLGVLEPLRDDYDFIVIDCPPSLGLLTVNALTAADSVLVPLQCEFYAMEGLSQLMNTIRLIQKELNPRLKIHGILLTMFDSRNNLSHQVSEEIRRHFTDQVFTTVIPRNVRLSEAPSHGLPVLLYDISSRGATAYLELAKEIIDLR, translated from the coding sequence ATGGCGCAGATCATCGCCGTTGCCAATCAAAAGGGTGGAGTGGGAAAGACGACCACGTCAGTGAACCTGGCGGCGTCTCTGGCAGCTGCAGAGAAGCGAACCCTTTTGGTCGACATGGATCCCCAGGCCAATGCCTGCAGCGGCATCGGTCTCAACAAGAGCACCCAGGAGCGGACGGTCTACAATGCGTTGCTCGGGGAAGAGTCGGCTCGGGACGTACTGGTTCACACCTCTCTGCAGCATCTGGACGTCCTTCCCTCCAACACCGACCTGATCGGCGCCGAGATCGAACTGGTGACAGCCTTCTCCCGGGAGCGAAAGCTGCTGGGGGTTCTGGAGCCGCTGCGCGACGACTACGACTTCATTGTCATCGACTGCCCGCCATCCCTGGGCCTGCTTACCGTAAATGCGCTGACCGCTGCCGACTCGGTGCTGGTCCCCCTGCAGTGCGAGTTCTACGCCATGGAGGGGTTGAGCCAGTTGATGAACACCATCCGCCTCATCCAGAAAGAGCTCAACCCGCGACTGAAGATCCACGGCATCCTGTTGACCATGTTCGATTCCCGCAATAATCTGTCGCATCAGGTCAGCGAGGAGATTCGCCGGCATTTCACCGACCAAGTATTTACCACGGTCATCCCCCGTAATGTTCGCCTCTCCGAGGCACCGAGTCACGGACTCCCCGTCCTGCTCTACGACATCAGTTCGCGCGGGGCAACGGCCTATCTCGAACTGGCGAAGGAAATCATCGACCTAAGGTAG
- a CDS encoding polymer-forming cytoskeletal protein yields the protein MRKETPIEKSDIKAFLGPGSQFEGKLLFDEIVRLDGTFRGEVTSRDTLIVGETADLQAEVTVGTLILSGRFKGNIKATRKVELRAPAQLEGNIETPVLVVEEGVLLNSNICMKLEVTAPGEEEKAKVHSVKK from the coding sequence ATGCGTAAAGAAACGCCGATAGAAAAGAGCGACATCAAGGCCTTTCTCGGGCCAGGGAGCCAATTTGAGGGGAAACTGCTGTTCGATGAAATAGTTCGGTTGGACGGCACTTTTCGTGGCGAGGTGACCTCACGTGATACGCTAATCGTCGGCGAAACAGCTGACCTTCAAGCCGAGGTCACCGTTGGCACCCTTATCCTGAGTGGCCGCTTCAAAGGTAATATCAAGGCGACGCGAAAGGTGGAGCTGCGAGCGCCGGCCCAACTGGAAGGGAATATTGAAACTCCCGTGCTGGTTGTTGAAGAGGGGGTCCTGCTCAACAGCAATATCTGCATGAAGCTCGAAGTAACAGCTCCGGGTGAGGAAGAGAAGGCGAAAGTCCATTCCGTCAAGAAGTGA
- a CDS encoding ATP synthase F0 subunit B gives MIKIDWTILLQAANFMVLMLVLNIILYRPLRDLLNRRRESVNGAHSRARELEAQIAEKMNRYQEQLQQAKLKGNEEKAALRAAAAREEAELLATAHHSGSEQLQTIKKRVQAEAAAARMSLKVETEALAAHVATKVLGRAL, from the coding sequence GTGATTAAGATCGATTGGACAATACTACTGCAAGCGGCCAACTTCATGGTGCTGATGCTGGTCCTCAACATCATCCTTTACCGGCCTCTGCGCGACCTTTTGAATCGGCGCCGCGAGAGTGTTAACGGTGCCCACAGCCGGGCCCGTGAGCTGGAGGCACAGATTGCCGAGAAGATGAACCGTTACCAGGAGCAACTGCAGCAGGCCAAACTCAAGGGAAACGAGGAGAAGGCAGCCCTGCGTGCCGCCGCCGCCCGGGAGGAGGCCGAACTGCTGGCAACAGCCCATCACAGTGGCAGCGAGCAGCTGCAGACCATCAAAAAAAGGGTGCAGGCGGAAGCGGCGGCGGCTCGGATGTCGCTCAAGGTCGAAACCGAGGCTCTTGCCGCTCACGTTGCCACCAAGGTTCTGGGGAGGGCCCTTTAA